A stretch of the Lolium perenne isolate Kyuss_39 chromosome 3, Kyuss_2.0, whole genome shotgun sequence genome encodes the following:
- the LOC127344018 gene encoding FBD-associated F-box protein At5g56370-like, whose protein sequence is MESPPPFKLGQGQDRISALPDDLLLGILERLDLREAVRAGAVSTRWWHLPHQLPRLHLNVGDFQGATLLEISDAFVGATRRLLSERKCDCKTRRAVKTLGLTFYLSNSHLSSIGHAVEDTVSRGQTERFEFELIRPSPDLIQAVSRTESGKHFMSFSRDCPVAFRWLTGLSLTSLKFRDYDFPSLIGACDKLKSLSLRSCGLVPRSAALKIDAPNSAITELEFIRCKFSQIDLVSVPKLTQLRCHRWRSKNPPLRFGYVPELQKVRIACRARTWQPPFALSACFSMNTRNLSKLHLNFGCQMIWIRPEQHPKQLTAIFSNLTDMTFWNIFPECDLSWTLFILEAAPALQKLILNRTRHSCGGTSKDSAQKTNVVWEPSKDLKHLELKLLVMIGFEEEDKVTNYIRIVMERAVGLKRITLGSHTCKECNAINLESPTTSQTDDACKHRIKEQLTRGSSSTVDIIIC, encoded by the exons ATGGAGTCACCGCCGCCGTTCAAACTCGGCCAAGGTCAAGATCGAATTAGCGCGCTCCCAGACGACCTCCTCCTCGGAATCCTCGAACGCCTCGACTTGCGCGAGGCGGTCCGTGCCGGGGCGGTCTCAACGCGGTGGTGGCACCTCCCCCACCAGCTCCCGCGCCTGCACCTCAATGTCGGGGACTTCCAGGGAGCCACGCTGCTCGAGATCTCGGACGCGTTCGTGGGTGCGACACGGAGGCTGCTCTCTGAGCGCAAGTGCGACTGCAAGACCAGGCGTGCCGTCAAGACCCTCGGCCTCACCTTCTACCTATCGAACTCTCACCTGAGCTCCATCGGCCACGCCGTCGAGGACACCGTGAGCCGCGGCCAGACCGAACGCTTCGAGTTCGAGTTAATCAGGCCTTCCCCTGACCTAATTCAGGCCGTCAGCCGCACCGAATCGGGGAAGCACTTCATGTCGTTCTCCCGCGACTGCCCCGTCGCCTTCCGGTGGCTCACTGGCCTGTCCCTAACTAGCCTCAAGTTCCGGGACTACGACTTTCCCAGCCTCATTGGCGCTTGCGACAAGCTCAAAAGCCTATCCCTGCGCTCCTGCGGGTTGGTTCCGCGCTCTGCCGCGCTCAAGATCGACGCGCCAAACTCCGCGATTACGGAGCTCGAGTTCATCCGCTGTAAGTTTAGCCAGATCGACCTCGTCTCCGTCCCAAAGCTCACGCAACTGAGGTGCCATCGGTGGCGCTCAAAGAATCCCCCGCTGCGTTTCGGCTACGTGCCCGAGCTTCAAAAGGTCCGCATTGCCTGTCGTGCCAGGACGTGGCAGCCGCCGTTCGCGCTCAGCGcgtgcttctcgatgaatactagGAACCTGTCGAAGCTGCACCTCAATTTCGGCTGCCAGATG ATTTGGATTCGGCCGGAGCAACATCCGAAGCAGCTCACTGCTATATTCAGCAACCTGACGGATATGACGTTCTGGAATATCTTTCCTGAATGTGATCTGAGCTGGACCTTGTTTATCCTTGAAGCTGCACCCGCCCTACAAAAGCTTATA TTAAATCGGACTCGACATTCCTGTGGTGGAACATCCAAGGATAGTGCTCAGAAGACCAACGTGGTGTGGGAACCATCCAAGGATCTGAAGCACCTCGAGTTGAAGTTGCTGGTGATGATAGGGTTCGAGGAGGAAGACAAGGTGACGAACTATATAAGGATTGTCATGGAACGAGCCGTAGGGTTGAAGAGAATCACTCTGGGTAGTCACACATGCAAGGAGTGCAATGCCATCAATCTCGAGTCCCCGACAACATCTCAGACGGATGATGCCTGCAAGCATCGGATTAAGGAGCAACTCACACGTGGATCCTCCTCAACGGTGGACATAATAATCTGTTGA
- the LOC127344017 gene encoding uncharacterized protein: MLHGSFDDALAAARPFLRGEDSDCDPSLPALTAVLRAAGAGECWHKHGTFLAHLLEVYRILRLWATPDAVCRCGLYHSAYSNSYVNLAIFEPDVGRARVAAVVGDEAERLVHLFCVVPRQQIVHDDLLFHYADDDLVADLARSEDSLRDARQGVFQEDEPWRCKIQRLLPAAGITVKHIRTGEDVALSRRVAATFLMMTMADFSDQLFDWQDRLFDNTNGRLEFRGNTWTSLWPGTGKPGLWTMSISRMGALYNLIVREEEIYIAHRAHAAGQEIDDSAARDEDIALVIPPVFDCCTKVLNADDQKAARDLYWEAVCSDEDGMERCKVEELLRQSIDKNPFVGEPRLVLAQVCLNAEMYEEAQEQAEEGLKLLLEWGSSWDKRMPWEAWVSWGRAMLTKSKEKDWPHTSFGIISLGLVK; this comes from the exons ATGCTGCACGGCTCCTTCGACGACGCGCTGGCCGCGGCGCGCCCGTTCCTCCGCGGCGAGGACTCCGACTGCGACCCATCCCTCCCCGCCCTCACGGCCGTGCTGCGCGCCGCCGGCGCGGGCGAGTGCTGGCACAAGCACGGCACTTTCCTCGCCCACCTCCTCGAGGTCTACCGGATCCTCCGCCTCTGGGCGACCCCCGACGCCGTGTGCCGCTGCGGCCTCTACCACTCCGCCTACTCCAACTCCTACGTCAACCTCGCCATCTTCGAGCCCGACGTCGGCCGCGCCCGCGTCGCCGCCGTCGTGGGCGACGAGGCCGAGCGGCTCGTCCACCTCTTCTGCGTCGTCCCGCGCCAGCAGATCGTGCACGACGACCTGCTCTTCCACTACGCCGACGACGACCTCGTGGCCGACCTGGCCCGCTCCGAGGACTCCCTCCGGGACGCGCGCCAAGGGGTGTTCCAGGAGGACGAGCCCTGGCGCTGCAAGATCCAGCGGCTCCTCCCGGCCGCTGGCATCACTGTCAAGCACATCAG GACCGGTGAGGATGTGGCTCTCTCTAGGCGGGTAGCCGCGACATTCCTTATGATGACAATGGCAGACTTCAGTGACCAGCTCTTCGACTGGCAGGACCGCCTCTTCGACAACACCAATGGCCGCCTTGAGTTTCGAGGGAACACCTGGACGTCGCTGTGGCCTGGCACTGGCAAGCCTGGCCTCTGGACCATGTCCATCTCCCGCATGGGGGCGCTCTACAACCTCATTGTTCGCGAAGAGGAGATATACATAGCTCACCGTGCACATGCTGCTGGCCAAGAAATCGATGACTCAGCTGCCCGTGATGAGGACATCGCCCTAGTGATCCCTCCGGTATTCGATTGCTGCACAAAGGTGCTCAACGCCGATGACCAGAAGGCAGCGCGTGACCTCTACTGGGAGGCAGTGTGCAGCGACGAAGACGGGATGGAACGGTGTAAAGTTGAGGAGCTCCTCCGGCAGAGCATCGACAAGAACCCGTTTGTGGGGGAGCCTCGGCTGGTCCTTGCGCAGGTGTGTCTCAACGCGGAGATGTACGAGGAGGCGCAGGAGCAGGCAGAGGAAGGGCTGAAGCTGTTGCTGGAGTGGGGGAGCAGCTGGGACAAGAGGATGCCATGGGAGGCGTGGGTGTCATGGGGCAGAGCAATGCTGACCAAGTCCAAGGAGAAGGACTGGCCTCACACCTCTTTCGGCATCATCAGCCTAGGGCTTGTGAAGTAG
- the LOC127344016 gene encoding receptor-like protein EIX2: MAEFGHLARGVAAILCLLIFHVAPSELDSLAQARISGGTGVCISRERDALLSFKAGLLDPAGRLSSWHGEDCCQWEGVRCSNRTIHVVRLDLRNTHHNDNNSLSLSNDEMSPSLASLQQLRYLDLSWNYFNYTSIPVSIGSLRNLRYLNLSSSHFGGTIPSQLGNLSNLKYLDVSGFYGDLQAVDLAWLSRLSLLSYLDLSQVELHDVRDWVHMVNMLSSLKVLRLSFCNLISSSAVSASSKSNLIHLQVLDLSGNLFSTPLEYNWFWVLTSLKELHLSSCEWHGSIPEELGNMTSLEVIDLSENYIMGLIPSNLQNLCNLKVLQFEYNNIHASIGEFMDRLPRCSWSTIQVLSMRNANMFGKLPIWIGNMTSLIALDANYNMIAGTVPLGVGALGNLTVLDLSYNNLDGVLMKEHFSGLLNLESLDLSYNSLKMDIEPNWVPPFRLKDINFQSCPVGPRFPDWLRWQSDIDFLLLGNTNLDDVIPDWFWVTFSRTSVLDASGNMLRGTLPTNLQHMSAYRIYLGSNNLTGLVPRLPINISRLNLSSNSFSGSLPSDLKAPLLQELLIADNQITGTIPSTICQLTGLRRLDLSGNSLTGDVMQCWKESDNNSSVFSLNSADHFGSSLYSLALSYNDLSGEFPKFLQGASQLKFLDLSYNRFFGTLPKWLPEKMPQLQILRVRSNMFSGHIPDNLTSLDGLRYLDIAHNNISGTIPLSLSNLKAMTHILYSSADDYVFEESIPVITKGQTREYTFKVYRLLVNLDLSCNSLTGQIPEEISFLIMLTNLNLSSNQLIGKIPNQIGDLKQLESLDLSYNELTGEIPSGLSDLTSLSYLNLSYNNLSGAIPSGPQLQTLDRQIDIYIGNLGLCGYPLSKNCSTSTTGAGQSVGHEDADHVVPLYLGMCIGFVVGLWTVFCTMLTRRAWVIAYFQIIDKLYDKVYVRVVIAWARMMKKTCDGAA, encoded by the coding sequence ATGGCTGAGTTTGGGCATCTCGCCCGAGGAGTTGCAGCGATACTTTGCCTGTTGATTTTCCATGTAGCACCGTCCGAATTGGATTCCCTTGCTCAAGCGAGGATATCAGGTGGTACTGGAGTCTGCATCAGCAGGGAGCGGGATGCGCTTTTGTCCTTCAAGGCAGGCCTTCTGGATCCTGCTGGCCGTCTCTCGTCATGGCATGGCGAAGATTGCTGTCAGTGGGAGGGAGTCAGGTGCAGCAACAGAACAATCCATGTCGTCAGGCTCGACCTCCGCAATACGCATCACAACGACAATAACAGCCTGAGCCTGTCGAACGACGAGATGAGCCCCTCTTTGGCTTCTTTACAACAGTTGAGATACCTTGATCTGAGTTGGAACTACTTCAACTACACTAGCATACCTGTGTCCATCGGCTCTCTCAGAAACCTAAGGTACCTCAACCTCTCGTCATCACATTTTGGTGGGACAATACCTTCCCAACTCGGCAATCTCTCAAATTTAAAATATCTCGATGTTTCTGGGTTTTACGGTGATCTGCAAGCGGTGGATCTTGCATGGTTGTCACGTCTATCACTGTTGAGTTATCTTGACTTGAGCCAAGTGGAACTTCATGATGTGCGGGATTGGGTTCACATGGTTAACATGCTTTCTTCTCTCAAAGTACTCCGCTTAAGCTTTTGTAACCTAATTTCCAGTAGTGCAGTATCTGCTTCTTCAAAATCAAACCTCATACATCTCCAAGTCCTCGATCTATCAGGCAACTTATTTAGCACACCACTGGAATACAACTGGTTTTGGGTTCTCACAAGCCTTAAGGAACTTCACCTCTCTTCTTGCGAATGGCATGGATCTATTCCAGAAGAACTGGGAAACATGACGTCCCTTGAAGTCATAGATCTTAGTGAAAATTATATCATGGGTTTGATACCAAGTAACTTACAAAATTTGTGCAATTTGAAAGTTCTGCAGTTTGAATATAACAACATTCATGCGAGCATAGGGGAGTTCATGGATCGATTGCCAAGGTGCTCATGGAGTACAATACAAGTATTGTCAATGCGTAATGCAAATATGTTTGGAAAACTACCAATTTGGATTGGGAACATGACCAGTCTCATTGCTCTTGACGCTAATTATAACATGATAGCTGGTACTGTACCACTGGGAGTTGGAGCACTTGGTAACTTGACAGTGTTGGATCTCAGTTACAATAATCTCGATGGTGTGCTCATGAAGGAGCATTTTTCAGGCTTACTGAATTTAGAGTCTCTGGACTTGTCGTATAACTCCTTGAAAATGGATATTGAACCAAATTGGGTTCCTCCATTTAGACTAAAGGACATAAACTTCCAGTCATGCCCAGTTGGCCCCCGTTTTCCAGATTGGCTTAGATGGCAAAGCGACATTGATTTTCTTCTTCTCGGTAATACAAATTTGGATGATGTTATTCCTGATTGGTTCTGGGTGACATTTTCTCGAACGTCAGTCTTAGATGCATCAGGAAACATGTTGCGTGGTACATTACCGACAAATCTACAGCACATGTCTGCCTATCGTATATATCTGGGATCCAATAATCTTACAGGTCTAGTTCCACGGCTCCCAATAAATATATCAAGGTTGAATCTGTCTTCGAACTCTTTCTCAGGGTCATTGCCctcagatctgaaagctccactACTTCAGGAGTTGTTAATCGCAGATAATCAAATTACGGGCACCATTCCATCAACTATTTGCCAATTGACTGGTCTGAGACGGTTGGACCTATCGGGAAATAGTTTAACAGGAGATGTTATGCAGTGCTGGAAGGAGTCAGATAACAATTCTTCAGTATTCAGCTTAAATTCTGCAGATCACTTTGGTTCTAGCCTGTATAGTCTAGCCTTGAGCTACAATGATCTATCAGGTGAATTCCCTAAATTTCTTCAGGGTGCATCACAATTAAAGTTCCTTGATCTTTCATACAATAGATTCTTTGGAACATTGCCAAAGTGGTTACCAGAAAAAATGCCACAATTGCAAATCTTGAGGGTGAGGTCAAATATGTTCAGTGGTCATATTCCTGACAATCTCACTAGCCTTGATGGTCTTCGTTATTTGGACATAGCCCATAACAATATATCAGGAACCATACCATTGTCGCTATCAAACTTGAAAGCAATGACACACATATTATATAGTAGTGCAGATGACTATGTTTTCGAGGAGAGCATACCAGTAATAACTAAAGGCCAAACACGTGAATATACCTTTAAAGTCTACCGCCTACTGGTGAATCTTGATCTATCATGTAATAGTTTAACAGGACAGATTCCAGAGGAgataagttttctgattatgctcacCAATCTGAACTTATCAAGTaaccagttgatcggcaaaatccCAAATCAGATTGGTGACCTGAAGCAGTTGGAGTCCCTGGATTTATCCTACAACGAGCTTACCGGTGAAATCCCGTCGGGTTTGTCAGATCTGACCTCTCTGAGCTACTTGAACTTGTCATACAACAACTTGTCAGGCGCCATACCGTCCGGGCCGCAGTTGCAAACTCTTGACAGACAGATTGACATCTATATCGGCAACCTGGGTCTCTGTGGCTACCCTCTCTCGAAGAACTGCTCTACTAGTACTACTGGTGCAGGGCAAAGTGTTGGTCATGAAGATGCAGATCATGTTGTGCCTCTCTACCTTGGGATGTGCATAGGATTTGTGGTGGGTCTTTGGACTGTATTTTGCACAATGTTAACGAGGAGAGCCTGGGTGATTGCTTACTTCCAGATCATTGACAAGCTGTATGACAAGGTTTATGTACGGGTGGTTATAGCTTGGGCTCGCATGATGAAGAAAACATGCGATGGCGCAGCGTGA
- the LOC127339934 gene encoding uncharacterized protein, whose product MRILSLNCRGLGSAAAVRALREIQERNNPQVMFLSETHLNKEGAERLRVQTYMDEIIVAESDGRSGGLVMLWKNEVKLQEINIHTNYIDALVDGDDDETSWRLTGIYGEPSWENKYKTWERLRELHGLIEMRWVVIGDWNEILYSHEKEGGNPRPMQYMQAFRNALSDCGLEDLGYIGDTFTWRRKRSRRASGMRERLDRACSNETWAQLFPYACLSNQEGLRSDHRPILLDTEYYKATAMSRKVRRKRFEGKWLKEEGVGEVVQAAWDASLSENGGDVTRAVASVQKALHAWDGTVLKKTESQAKGFGETT is encoded by the coding sequence ATGAGAATCCTATCTTTGAACTGCCGTGGTTTGGGGAGTGCTGCGGCAGTTCGGGCGCTCCGAGAAATCCAGGAGCGAAACAACCCCCAGGTGATGTTTCTTTCGGAGACTCACCTGAATAAGGAGGGAGCAGAACGTTTACGAGTACAAACGTATATGGATGAAATCATAGTTGCGGAGAGTGATGGCCGAAGTGGTGGCCTGGTTATGCTTTGGAAAAATGAGGTGAAGTTACAGGAGATTAATATCCATACCAATTATATAGATGCCCTAGTAGATGGTGATGACGATGAGACTAGCTGGAGATTAACAGGCATTTATGGTGAGCCGTCTTGGGAGAACAAGTACAAAACCTGGGAGCGGTTGAGGGAGCTTCATGGGCTGATAGAAATGAGATGGGTGGTGATTGGAGATTGGAACGAGATCCTATATAGCCATGAGAAAGAGGGCGGCAACCCGAGACCCATGCAATATATGCAAGCTTTTCGGAATGCCCTCTCCGATTGTGGGTTGGAGGACCTTGGATACATAGGCGATACCTTCACGTGGAGAAGGAAGAGGAGCAGGCGTGCATCGGGTATGAGAGAGAGACTCGACCGTGCATGCAGTAATGAAACATGGGCTCAGCTCTTCCCCTATGCATGTCTGTCCAATCAGGAGGGTTTAAGATCGGATCACCGACCGATCCTGCTAGATACTGAGTACTACAAAGCGACTGCAATGTCTAGGAAAGTGAGAAGGAAGAGGTTTGAGGGTAAATGGCTGAAGGAAGAGGGAGTTGGCGAGGTAGTACAGGCAGCATGGGATGCAAGTTTATCTGAGAATGGCGGTGACGTAACCAGAGCTGTTGCTTCAGTTCAGAAAGCTTTACATGCCTGGGATGGTACCGTTTTGAAAAAAACCGAGAGCCAGGCTAAGGGTTTTGGCGAGACAACTTGA